Proteins encoded together in one Benincasa hispida cultivar B227 chromosome 1, ASM972705v1, whole genome shotgun sequence window:
- the LOC120078194 gene encoding uncharacterized protein LOC120078194 isoform X1: MAAKPLTTEAIAITEKKMDMALDDIIKMSKNTGNKGTKQRRIPNKMQKFPNNASQNRPRKLQRFMDSRSSLRQGALANRRSSFQGNQFPLATEVARKAAVAPIRPRAFNRRATNWNKTRVDTPPVPRKPFINGTFVPKVSAPAQPQTNVTPRQRPQTLDSLFANMKEQRLRVLAQRQNSGGAQRNGGWQQRPPWGKRPFW, from the exons ATGGCGGCTAAACCACTTACTACCGAGGCGATTGCCATAACTGAGAAGAAGATGGATATGGCTTTAG ACGACATTATTAAAATGTCCAAAAATACGGGAAATAAAGGCACGAAGCAAAGAAGGATACCG AACAAAATGCAGAAATTTCCAAATAATGCTTCTCAAAATAGACCCAGAAAGTTGCAGCGTTTCATGGACTCTAGGTCTTCTCTGAGACAG gggGCTTTGGCCAACAGAAGGTCAAGCTTTCAAGGGAATCAGTTTCCTTTGGCAACTGAGGTTGCAAGAAAGGCTGCAGTTGCTCCAATTCGCCCTAGAGCTTTTAATCGTAGGGCAACCAATTGGAATAAAACAAG GGTTGATACTCCACCGGTTCCAAGGAAGCCTTTCATTAATGGAACCTTTGTTCCCAAG GTATCTGCACCGGCCCAGCCGCAAACAAATGTCACGCCGAGACAGAGGCCACAAACTCTTGACTCACTGTTTGCCAACATGAAGGAACAGAGGTTGAGGGTGTTAGCACAGCGACAAAATAGCGGCGGGGCACAAAGGAATGGTGGTTGGCAGCAAAGACCTCCATGGGGGAAGAGGCCGTTTTGGTAA
- the LOC120078194 gene encoding uncharacterized protein LOC120078194 isoform X2, giving the protein MAAKPLTTEAIAITEKKMDMALDDIIKMSKNTGNKGTKQRRIPNKMQKFPNNASQNRPRKLQRFMDSRSSLRQGALANRRSSFQGNQFPLATEVARKAAVAPIRPRAFNRRATNWNKTR; this is encoded by the exons ATGGCGGCTAAACCACTTACTACCGAGGCGATTGCCATAACTGAGAAGAAGATGGATATGGCTTTAG ACGACATTATTAAAATGTCCAAAAATACGGGAAATAAAGGCACGAAGCAAAGAAGGATACCG AACAAAATGCAGAAATTTCCAAATAATGCTTCTCAAAATAGACCCAGAAAGTTGCAGCGTTTCATGGACTCTAGGTCTTCTCTGAGACAG gggGCTTTGGCCAACAGAAGGTCAAGCTTTCAAGGGAATCAGTTTCCTTTGGCAACTGAGGTTGCAAGAAAGGCTGCAGTTGCTCCAATTCGCCCTAGAGCTTTTAATCGTAGGGCAACCAATTGGAATAAAACAAG GTAA